A window of Fusarium fujikuroi IMI 58289 draft genome, chromosome FFUJ_chr10 genomic DNA:
GACGAGTCTGCTTAGTGGCTGAGCCCCAAGTCGGAGCTATTCTTGCAATACCTTCGGCACGACGATATTTGAAGTTGAGTTGAAGGTGACGTACTTGGGCATATGAAATGATTGGATCGGGTGTTGCAAGTTGTTGAAATGGAGGCATTGGCGCTGATCGAAGAGATCAACGAGAAGGATGGTTATGCTTTTCTTTCTACCTTTCTCGCACCGAGACCATTTTGATACAAACGTATACACTCGCGAAGTAGGGAGACCCTAGTCGTCATCACCATGGCCACCGGAGATTTCAAAGCGATGGCAGGTATGGTTAAGTTTATGTAGCATTCGAGGACGTGTGGACCTCGATGACTGTCTCTCATTCCAGAATATTGAGCTGAGTGGCGTCAGAGCTCTATAAGCTTTGATGAATTGTGGACGACCGAGAGTGACAGAAGCTAGAAGCTCCTTTCTAACTTCGTCTTCGATTATCAGTGCAACGAACTTCTGAAAACGACgtttatctcttaaaatttATTGCAGAGATAAGGAGATCAACGGTTATAATAAATGCTACAAGGAATTGAAGGCAGGTCCTGATACACCAAGTTGGGCCATCGGTTAGCCACTTGAGCGGCCAAAGTTTTCCAGAATGACATTCACATCGAATGAAGCTGGCTCTGCAAACTATTCATGATGCTAGAAAGCAATTCACCCACTAGATTATCAGATTGACGGCGAGAAGCCTCTGAAGGCGACGGAGAAGAAAGGGTACCAAGAAAACGGAAACCAACAAAGCTTACGATCCTCATATGACAGCACCACAGACTCCGAAATTCGGAAGGGCAATACAAAACTATTGTCGCATATTAAAATGCAAATTGATCATTTATCCAGGGCTTGGCCTGACGATCCCTCATACAGACCCTAAATGATCATAGGCAGTTTTGAACGGTCTGAAACAGAAGCTTATTCAAGGCTTCGTTTCGCATCGCCATCCTTTTCATTTAAAGCTCGTGTTTTCCATATAAACAAAACATGCTAGGAACTTAACGCACCATCTACAGGTCCAAGCTCTTGCATACTCAGTAAACTCAATAATTATCTGGCATATAAACTGGGAAAGACGCCTAAAATGCCGTGTGAAATTTCCAGACTCAACTGTAGTTCACAATGCTGTTCAAGACATCTTTATTGTCGGCATTATTGCCTTCGGCGATAACAGCCGCAAAAACATGCAAACTGCCAAGAACCGATGCCCACTTTAGTGTTGGACATGGGTTTCAGGACGACTGTATTTCTGGAACTGGTACAATCCAGGGTTACATGATCTTTGTCGATTTTTCCGACGCTCAATCACCAGCTTCCGAATCCGTCAAAGAGCTTCGCGATCTTCTTGTACCGGATGCAGCAAAATGGTACCAGACGGCCAGCTATGGCCAGCTTGAACTCAATATCACAGCCGATACTGCCAAGTTCTACCGCATGCCCAAATCTGCAGCATCGTATAGATGGGAAGAGGGCTTTAGCGCTGAACAACATCTGTCTTATATCCAAGATGCTCTCGACGCGTATACAAACAATGGCGCGAGAGCACCGCCCGCCGAGACGGACATTCTCTACATCGCGACAACACGCAACAACGACAAGATGACCCGATCACTCGGATCCAGCTTCAGTGTCTCTACACGTAATGGGAAACTCGTCTCCCGAAGAGCTGTCACTTTCGGCGCCGATCCCTACATCTCGTGGGGCTATAAGGCGGTCAATCACGAGACAGGACACTCGATGTGTTTGCCCGACTACTACCCTAATACGCCGGATCTGCCGACTGGCTACTACACTGGAGGATGGAGTATCATGGGAAATGTGGGAGGAGTAGCACCTGATTTCTTTGCTTGGGATAAATGGAGACTTGGATGGTTGGCCGATAGGGCCATTGACTGTATTCTTGAGCATGGTACGACAAAGCATATGTTGACTcctgttgaagttgagggcgGCGTCAAGGCTGTTGTCGTTGCTAAGAGCGACACTTCTGCTTTGGTTGTTGAAGCTCGAGTGGCGAAGGGCGTTGATGGGGATGTTTGCGCACCGGGAGTTCTTCTGTATACTGTTGATACAACGCTAGCCACGTCGGAGGGTTCAATCAAGGTCTTGGATCCGACGCCCGGATCGAACGGCTGCGGGGATAACAATGGCGCGGAACCATTGAACGACGGGACTTTGTCGATGAATGGGAAGACGTCGTTTGAGGCCTCGGGATGGGGAGTCAAGGTCACGTTGATTGATGACAAAAATGGCCAGTTCAATATCGAGGTTCAATATTCTTAGAACCGTTTAGCTAGGGTTGCATTGCATACGAGAATTTGGGGAGAAATATAGGTCGTTTATTGGCTGCAACATCTTGACCTGCAGAATAGATGACAATCACTTTACCCACGAGTCGTGAACACCGACGGGATTTACGATCATGACTGGTTATAATCATGACGAGGTAGTATCGGCCAAGTCCCCCTCGGCCAACTCCAGGTCCATGGTTCCATCACTAGTGGTCCAGCTGCCAATTACGGTCCGATCACAAGAACCTTAACGGCCCGTTTGTGGTTCCCCATCGATATATCCGGGGTTTCAAGTCTCCCGATGTTTTGCCATCCAAGGTCCCCGCATGATGTTTATTTGCGATTCCCCATGGGGAATACTCTTGCGTGCATCATTCGACTGCGATCCAGCAAAAGGGCGGACGGCAGTTGACCTCGGCAAGCGTGAATATTCGGAACTGTGGTCGAAATAGGGAATGGCATGGCTGTAGCGTGGTATCCCTGGTTGATAATATACGTGATGCATTGAGAGGTTTTGATGGGTTTTATGGGAATTGTTCCGCATGACGTTTCTGTTCTCCGCTCGATGGCACTCTAGCCGGAGCTTTAGTCAATAAGTTGACCAAGACCTTGGTTTTCCCAATACTGTCGGCACAATAAATAATCTCGAGTTCCACTAGCAAGATGGTTCTGAGACTCGAGAAGTGTCACGCCAAGCCTTCTTTCCAACATGCGTTCTCTCTTGAAACTGGCCACTGCGGTCGCCCTTCTCACTGGAGGCGTTCTTGGACGACAAGCACCTGCTGTGCGAGTCAAGAACGGTACCCTTGAGGGCAAATATGTCGCTGGATTAGATCAAgatctcttcctcggtgTTCCCTTTGCTCAACCTCCCGTCGGCCAACTTCGTCTCCAGAACCCTCAGCCTTTGAACGAGactttcaaggtcaagaaggtcacCAAGTATGCTGATTCTTGTGTCGGTTATGGGGTgagtcttcctcctcatgtTCGTCTGAAGCGTCTCTGACATTGCTTAGAATAGCCCTGATCAAGGTCCTGCGACCTTCAGCGAGGACTGCCTGACTCTAAACATTGTCAGGCCCGCTGTGTCCAAGGGtggcaagaaggagaaacTTCCAGTTGGTGTCTTTATCCACGGTGGAGGTTGGACCATGGACTTTAGCGCCAACGGTGTTTACAACATGAGCTTCATGGTAGAGGAGTCTGTCAAGATGGGCAAGCCCTTCATTGGAGTCTCCGTCGACTGTAAGCCGATAATCCTCTACCAACTAGACCTGTGACTAACGGTCAGCAGACAGACTTTCTTTCTGGGGATTTATGGCCAGCAAGGATATCCTCGATGCTGGAGTTGCCAACCTCGGCTTGAAGGACCAGCGCATTGCCCTGCACTGGGTCAAGGAGAATATTGCTGCCTTCGGTGGTGACCCTTCAAAGGTTACCATCTTCGGTGAGAGTGCTGGCGGTGGTAACGTCGGTTACCAAGCCATGGCTTACGGAGGTATTGACGAGGGGCTATTCCGTGGTATCATCGCCGAATCTGGAGCTGATGGCACTGACATGAAGAACTACACCGGACCGCAGCAGCGCTACGACACTATCGTCAAGGCAGTTGGCTGTGATAAGGAATCCGACAAGCTTGCTTGTCTCCGCCAAGTTCccttcgagaagctcaatGCCACGAGTACTAAGATCCAGGGCAGCTTCTACCCTGTCGTTGACGATGACTTTGTTCCCGACTATCCCTCCAGGCTTCTCGCCGACGGAAACTTCACCAAGGTGCCTCTCATGGCTGGAACAAATGCCGATGAGGGTAGCTTCTTTGGTCTGCCCGGCGTTGACTCTACTGAAGAGGCTGTTTCTAAGCTTCGAGCTGCTGGACTTGATGGTGATACTATCGACACGCTCTTGGCTCTGTATCCCAACATCGACGCTCTTGGGATTCCATCGGGTTACCGTTACAAGCCAAGTGATCCTGTCAAGAAGCAATATAAGAGATGGGCTGCTCTGCAGGGCGACCAGCTCTTCATGTCGTGGAGACGTGCGCGAACCGATGCTTGGTCTAAGCACAACGTGACTTCATACGCATACCTATTCGAGTCTCCCAACACCAATATGCGTAAGTATAGCCTCGTACGCTTGAGATGATTTGTACTTACTGACATGGACTGTAGCCGACTACATTGGAACTCCTCACTTCGTCGAGGTCGCCTACGTTTTCTACAACTTGCTCGGCCAAGGCTACGGCAAGGGCCAAGGCCCTCTTGTCAACGCGTCAAAAGAGGTTCTCGACCTTGCTAAGCTCGTGAGCCATATGTGGATCAGTTTCATCACCGAGCTCAACCCCAACGAACACGGAAGTAAGTTTTTCATGCCCCCTACATGTGCAATATCACTAACCTTTGTAGTTTCCGGTATTCCCGAGTGGCCTGTTTTCAACAATGGCGGTGGCTACGGCGAGCACTTCTACTTCAATCCTAATGGATCGATGGCTCAGCCTGATACTCTCCGACTGGCTGGTACTACGTTTATGAACTCGATTTCAGCCGACCAGTATGGAAGATAAACTTGAAGGATctgtctttctttcttcagtTATATAGTTGTCAATCATCGATGGATGAGTTGGGGTACAAATCTTGACATAGTGTCGAAATCGAATATTTTCACAACCGCTCTATCCGCAGTGACATCCCGCCGCGGCAAGATCTAATCGGCAAAGACATTGTTCAGCGAGAGGTCGTTTTCATTAATTTAAGGTTCAAGGCTGCATAAATGGATGTTACATTGAAGACTATTGAAAGCATGTCCGAAAGTCAATCAATATACGCGAACAAGATACCCTGGGCGTTGAAATGCACTAACCAATGAAGAATCGAGTTTGTGCCAGGGTCTCACCACGAACTATTGTTACCTAGTCGCGGCGTGGCGCTGGTTAGGACGATGAGATGCGGGAGGATCACCCTAGCCTGGAGCATAAATCGTACGACTCTGCATGGGCAAATGCAGTAATTGCGCGCGAATTGTGCTATTTCTCGTGTTGGTTTATGGGCATTCGTATCGTGGCTTCAAGACTGGGCGAGGCCGCAAGAATTATTGTTGGTTAACAACGGACAGCTTAGCATTTGTGCCAACAGGGTATTGACGCACGCTTTGACAAGATCCTTGTCGTGATAGCAAATCAAAGAACGCTATCAAGATTGTTGGTCGAGACTGAACTAGGTACGTCGTTTTGCTCAAACGAGGTTACATCTCGATTATACAACGTGCCGTGCCGGACCATGTGTTGGCATGCAGCTAGTTTTCTTCAACAGATCCGGTCCAACCCTAGACCCTTGCATCACTTTTTCTCTGCAGTCATGGCCCACAGTTGCATGAGGCTTGAAAAAGTACTGAATGGTCTGGAATGACTTCCGAGCTTGACTTGCGTACCGAGGCGAGACGGGACGACGTTTAGTAGCGCATGATACACGTTGACATGAACAGGTAATCACCTGATATTCATGAGGGGGTAGAAAATAGGAGTGGATATACCAATGCCAGAGGCTGACACCTAAGATGGATTGGCAAGAGTGCAGAAGTGCTGACTGTGTACACAAGTGTTGGGAGGCTGGCAACTTCAATGTTGAGCCTGAAAAATGTGAGAACTGAGCAACAGTATTCGGCTGAGGCCAACCACGCTGGATGATTGATAATCAACGATCGACAATATCATCAACTGACAGCAAAGCTTGGCAGCGCGGGATCGTCCAAGAGAATACAGGCAAACGCCGCGCACAAATGATATCCCTCAACAGAAGCATACACTTTGAGCGTTAACTATCATCGCCGCGTCATGCATATACTGCCACTTTACAAAAGGCCCAACGTGTACAGTTACCTAGGCCCCCATTctggcttcctcttctccaagaacgCCTTGACACCCTCTCGCTTATCCCCTGTCCCAAACGCAAAGTAATACAAACTCCTCTCAAACTCATGATCGGCCCCCAAATCATCAGCTATAATGAATATGTTAGTCAACGTGTGGCACACAAACTACGTGATGGCCACTTACATCTAcagatagcctctttagccaATACCAACGCCGTGGGGCTCAGGGCCGCAAGCGTCGATGCATGATCCTTCACAACGTGTTCGAGGACTTTGCCGCTCTCATACAGCTGCGCAACAAGACCCACGGATCGGGCCTCTTCCGCTGATATGGGCTGGCCAAGGAGGATCATCTGCATGGCCTTTATCACGCATATCAGCACAAGGTAGCACGAGGTTTGGGGGGAAGGGAAATACCTTGTACTTTCCCACGGCGTTGGTCAGACGCTGTGTGCCGCCAGCGCCAGGGATGAGACCAATCTTGACTTCTGGAAGGCCGAAGCGGCTTCCGTCCGCGGAAAAGATCAGGTCACACTGTGAGACGTCAGCAACTCACGGGTTCCGTCCACggaaaggaaaaaagagCTCAACTCACCATGAGAGCAAGCTCAAAGCCCCCTCCGAGCTGTCAATCCCCAGCAAAAGCTCATCGTCAGTCTAGCCTCAACCAACACCTCGGGTACGATCAAAAACTAAACTCACCGCCATTCCCTCAACAGCCGCTATCAAGGGCTTGCGCACGGCCTGCATCCCCGAGCAAAGGTCCGCCAGATAGCGACAGCCCCGCGCGTCTTCCGCATCGAGCCGCGAGATCTCCCCGATATCAGCTCCCGCTAAAGGATCATTGGCACGTCAGTTCCAGTTCAGCTTAGCCCTGCCACTAACTTAGGGCGCGACAAGTGCCGGGGGGGCTATACCCCTGTGGCGTGGCGTGTGGATTCACCCAtgggtacggagtacatatGGTTATGGGTATGGGTAGGACAGGGTACATTACcgcagaagaaagaagagctgCCGGTGATGACAATGACTCGCACGCCATCGTCACTGGACGCCGTGTTCAGCTGTTCCAGAAACACGGTAATGAGCTCCTGCGAGAGGGCGTTTCGCTTGGAGGGTCTGTTTAACGCGAGGACGCGTACGCCTTCTGCAGGCGTCGACGCAAGGACCAATTGCTCCTCCATGATCAGATCGATATCGATGGCAGGATCGTAAGAAAGAGAGCGAGAAAAAAGTGTAGCTGAAAGCACTGCACTTGGCAAGATTGACCGTCTTGTCGGGTTGCGTTGGATCAAATAGTTCGGGTACGTCAATAACGCGAGCTTAGCCGCGTCGATCACTCAATCGATAGTGGGGACACCAAAAGTGTCTTTGATTCAACTGAGACATGGCTGGGGTCAACCCAGCAGAAAGAGCAGCCTGCACTGCAGAGAGTGAGACACTGCAGATTTTTGGTGTTGGCTGAGGCATTTTGAAAGGGCGGTGGTCGGGGACTAATTCCACGTCGGGAAGTATTGGTGCAAATCTCGTAGTCTGCTGTCTCTCGTGTCGATCTTGGTGTCTGTCATTCCGTTGGCTTGGTCCAAGTGTCGAGCCGTTCGCATGCTTAGCTCTTAGACCCGATGATCTTTTTGTTGAGTAAGATTTGACTGATAGATTTCGGTGAGCCTTTGGTAAAAACCTGTTCAAATAGTTCAAATACTTgtttttctttatatttcaTACGATATAGGCGATGAGTAAGCTATCTGTCATTTAGGCTTATCTTGGATAACCTCCTTCGAAAAGCGGCACAGCTTACAGCCCAACTCCACCTCATATCATCTCGGCTCATGTGAGATTTTGCAGATGCCGAACTCAGATCCTGCAGCTCCCGCAGAACCCGCGTGCTAACGATGTCTTGGCCAGCCCTTGTATCCACAGCCACGGAACCATGGCCATAGCCAGGGCAGGGCAGATCCCTCTCTACATGCG
This region includes:
- a CDS encoding related to triacylglycerol lipase II precursor — its product is MRSLLKLATAVALLTGGVLGRQAPAVRVKNGTLEGKYVAGLDQDLFLGVPFAQPPVGQLRLQNPQPLNETFKVKKVTKYADSCVGYGNSPDQGPATFSEDCLTLNIVRPAVSKGGKKEKLPVGVFIHGGGWTMDFSANGVYNMSFMVEESVKMGKPFIGVSVDYRLSFWGFMASKDILDAGVANLGLKDQRIALHWVKENIAAFGGDPSKVTIFGESAGGGNVGYQAMAYGGIDEGLFRGIIAESGADGTDMKNYTGPQQRYDTIVKAVGCDKESDKLACLRQVPFEKLNATSTKIQGSFYPVVDDDFVPDYPSRLLADGNFTKVPLMAGTNADEGSFFGLPGVDSTEEAVSKLRAAGLDGDTIDTLLALYPNIDALGIPSGYRYKPSDPVKKQYKRWAALQGDQLFMSWRRARTDAWSKHNVTSYAYLFESPNTNMPDYIGTPHFVEVAYVFYNLLGQGYGKGQGPLVNASKEVLDLAKLVSHMWISFITELNPNEHGISGIPEWPVFNNGGGYGEHFYFNPNGSMAQPDTLRLAGTTFMNSISADQYGR
- a CDS encoding probable enoyl-CoA hydratase precursor, mitochondrial, which translates into the protein MEEQLVLASTPAEGVRVLALNRPSKRNALSQELITVFLEQLNTASSDDGVRVIVITGSSSFFCAGADIGEISRLDAEDARGCRYLADLCSGMQAVRKPLIAAVEGMALGGGFELALMCDLIFSADGSRFGLPEVKIGLIPGAGGTQRLTNAVGKYKAMQMILLGQPISAEEARSVGLVAQLYESGKVLEHVVKDHASTLAALSPTALVLAKEAICRSDDLGADHEFERSLYYFAFGTGDKREGVKAFLEKRKPEWGPR